In Chlorocebus sabaeus isolate Y175 chromosome 19, mChlSab1.0.hap1, whole genome shotgun sequence, a single genomic region encodes these proteins:
- the MAPK12 gene encoding mitogen-activated protein kinase 12 isoform X4: protein MGPAPWNHGQSGLEPRVSAGAPPSPGSTPRLGKFSQRGEADRGISAPRPALGRDKAAGRRSPPPALPPRLRPSPGGRRLGFPEGPEGGRGRHVRAARGPVGPRAGEGPCAAWVGVGPGSAPGTSPREGPGAGASQRWAGEQRGVGPGRTPRKSRRSRVPGPGAQPAGSAGWAAPGPAMSSPPPARSGFYRQEVTKTAWEVRAVYRDLQPVGSGAYGAVCSAVDSRTGAKVAIKKLYRPFQSELFAKRAYRELRLLKHMRHENVIGLLDVFTPDETLDDFTDFYLVMPFMGTDLGKLMKHEKLGEDRIQFLVYQMLKGLRYIHAAGIIHRDLKPGNLAVNEDCELKILDFGLARQADSEMTGYVVTRWYRAPEVILNWMRYTQTVDIWSVGCIMAEMITGKTLFKGSDHLDQLKEIMKVTGTPPAEFVQRLQSDEAKNYMKGLPELEKKDFASILTNASPLAVNLLEKMLVLDAEQRVTAAEALAHPYFESLHDTEDEPQVQKYDDSFDDVDRTLDEWKRELGAPGRACVDPSWGLWAGPVLTHKWGDPGRACVDPSRRLQAGPVWTCEWGALGRACVDPVGPVPVARLRVLDPCPWDAGQVRRMGGQRAAWGRVAWWK, encoded by the exons ATGGGCCCTGCGCCCTGGAACCATGGGCAGTCAGGACTGGAGCCCAGGGTCTCAGCAGGAGCTCCCCCCTCCCCCGGCTCCACCCCCAGATTGGGGAAGTTCAGCCAAAGGGGAGAGGCTGACAGGGGTATCTCCGCGCCGCGTCCGGCCCTAGGTCGGGACAAAGCTGCCGGGCGGCGCTCCCCTCCCCCTGCGCTTCCCCCCAGGCTCCGGCCCTCCCCCGGCGGCCGCCGCCTCGGGTTTCCGGAGGGGCCGGAGGGCGGGCGAGGGCGTCACGTGCGCGCCGCCCGCGGGCCGGTTGGTCCCCGGGCGGGGGAGGGGCCGTGCGCTGCCTGGGTCGGGGTCGGGCCAGGGTCGGCACCTGGGACATCCCCGAGGGAAGGGCCGGGAGCAGGAGCGTCCCAGCGGTGGGCGGGCGAGCAGCGCGGAGTCGGCCCGGGGCGCACGCCGAGGAAGTCCCGCCGATCCCGGGTCCCCGGTCCGGGGGCACAGCCCGCGGGCTCTGCGGGGTGGGCGGCTCCCGGGCCTGCCATGAGCTCTCCACCGCCTGCCCGCAGTGGCTTTTACCGCCAGGAGGTGACCAAGACGGCCTGGGAGGTGCGCGCCGTGTACCGGGACCTGCAGCCCGTGGGCTCGGGCGCCTATGGCGCGGTGTG CTCGGCCGTGGACAGCCGCACCGGCGCTAAGGTGGCCATCAAGAAGCTGTATCGGCCCTTCCAGTCCGAGCTGTTCGCCAAGCGCGCCTACCGCGAGCTGCGCCTGCTCAAGCACATGCGCCACGAGAAC GTGATTGGGCTGCTGGACGTATTCACTCCTGACGAGACCCTGGATGACTTCACAGACTT TTACCTGGTGATGCCATTCATGGGCACCGACCTGGGCAAGCTCATGAAACATGAGAAGCTGGGCGAGGACCGGATCCAGTTCCTCGTGTACCAGATGCTGAAGGGGCTGAGG TATATCCATGCTGCCGGCATCATCCACAGA GACCTGAAGCCTGGCAACCTGGCTGTGAACGAAGACTGTGAGCTGAAG ATCCTGGACTTTGGCCTGGCCAGGCAGGCAGATAGCGAGATGACTGGCTATGTGGTGACCCGGTGGTACCGGGCACCCGAGGTCATCTTGAATTGGATGCGCTACACGCAGACGG TGGACATCTGGTCTGTGGGGTGCATCATGGCGGAGATGATCACAGGCAAGACGCTGTTTAAGGGCAGCGACC ACCTGGACCAGCTGAAGGAGATCATGAAAGTGACAGGGACGCCTCCAGCTGAGTTTGTGCAGCGGCTGCAGAGTGATGAG GCCAAGAACTACATGAAGGGCCTCCCTGAGTTGGAGAAGAAGGATTTTGCCTCCATCCTGACCAATGCAAGCCCTCTGG CTGTGAACCTCCTGGAGAAGATGCTGGTGCTGGATGCGGAGCAGCGGGTGACGGCAGCCGAGGCACTGGCCCATCCCTACTTCGAGTCCCTGCACGACACAGAAGATGAGCCCCAGGTCCAGAAGTATGACGACTCCTTTGATGACGTGGACCGCACGCTGGATGAATGGAAGCGTGAGCTGGGGGCTCCAGGCAGGGCCTGTGTGGACCCGAGTTGGGGGCTCTGGGCAGGGCCTGTGTTGACCCATAAGTGGGGGGATCCTGGCAGGGCCTGTGTGGACCCGAGTAGGAGGCTCCAGGCAGGGCCTGTGTGGACCTGTGAGTGGGGGGCTCTGGGCAGGGCCTGTGTGGACCCTGTGGGCCCTGTGCCGGTGGCCAGGCTCAGAGTCCTAGATCCCTGTCCCTGGGATGCAGGTCAGGTGAGGAGAATGGGAGGTCAGAGGGCAGCATGGGGCCGTGTGGCCTGGTGGAAATGA
- the MAPK12 gene encoding mitogen-activated protein kinase 12 isoform X8, with protein sequence MARCARPWTAAPALRWPSRSCIGPSSPSCSPSAPTASCACSSTCATRTPGKEPLDLAPQPGPGQGTRLGQAQGILQVSRQTLPPARKPAVIGLLDVFTPDETLDDFTDFYLVMPFMGTDLGKLMKHEKLGEDRIQFLVYQMLKGLRYIHAAGIIHRVSPGAGATHQPSPSAIPRLHVLPDLKPGNLAVNEDCELKILDFGLARQADSEMTGYVVTRWYRAPEVILNWMRYTQTVDIWSVGCIMAEMITGKTLFKGSDRILQQQGSTRGGADLDQLKEIMKVTGTPPAEFVQRLQSDEAKNYMKGLPELEKKDFASILTNASPLAVNLLEKMLVLDAEQRVTAAEALAHPYFESLHDTEDEPQVQKYDDSFDDVDRTLDEWKRELGAPGRACVDPSWGLWAGPVLTHKWGDPGRACVDPSRRLQAGPVWTCEWGALGRACVDPVGPVPVARLRVLDPCPWDAGQVRRMGGQRAAWGRVAWWK encoded by the exons ATGGCGCGGTGTG CTCGGCCGTGGACAGCCGCACCGGCGCTAAGGTGGCCATCAAGAAGCTGTATCGGCCCTTCCAGTCCGAGCTGTTCGCCAAGCGCGCCTACCGCGAGCTGCGCCTGCTCAAGCACATGCGCCACGAGAAC GCCCGGGAAAGAGCCCCTTGACTTGGCGCCTCAGCCAGGCCCTGGTCAGGGGACACGACTTGGCCAGGCCCAGGGGATCCTCCAGGTCTCACGCCAAACCCTGCCCCCAGCCAGGAAGCCCGCG GTGATTGGGCTGCTGGACGTATTCACTCCTGACGAGACCCTGGATGACTTCACAGACTT TTACCTGGTGATGCCATTCATGGGCACCGACCTGGGCAAGCTCATGAAACATGAGAAGCTGGGCGAGGACCGGATCCAGTTCCTCGTGTACCAGATGCTGAAGGGGCTGAGG TATATCCATGCTGCCGGCATCATCCACAGAGTGAGTCCTGGTGCAGGAGCCACCCATCAGCCCTCCCCCAGCGCAATCCCCCGCCTCCACGTCCTACCT GACCTGAAGCCTGGCAACCTGGCTGTGAACGAAGACTGTGAGCTGAAG ATCCTGGACTTTGGCCTGGCCAGGCAGGCAGATAGCGAGATGACTGGCTATGTGGTGACCCGGTGGTACCGGGCACCCGAGGTCATCTTGAATTGGATGCGCTACACGCAGACGG TGGACATCTGGTCTGTGGGGTGCATCATGGCGGAGATGATCACAGGCAAGACGCTGTTTAAGGGCAGCGACCGTATCCTCCAGCAGCAGGGCAGCACCAGGGGCGG TGCAGACCTGGACCAGCTGAAGGAGATCATGAAAGTGACAGGGACGCCTCCAGCTGAGTTTGTGCAGCGGCTGCAGAGTGATGAG GCCAAGAACTACATGAAGGGCCTCCCTGAGTTGGAGAAGAAGGATTTTGCCTCCATCCTGACCAATGCAAGCCCTCTGG CTGTGAACCTCCTGGAGAAGATGCTGGTGCTGGATGCGGAGCAGCGGGTGACGGCAGCCGAGGCACTGGCCCATCCCTACTTCGAGTCCCTGCACGACACAGAAGATGAGCCCCAGGTCCAGAAGTATGACGACTCCTTTGATGACGTGGACCGCACGCTGGATGAATGGAAGCGTGAGCTGGGGGCTCCAGGCAGGGCCTGTGTGGACCCGAGTTGGGGGCTCTGGGCAGGGCCTGTGTTGACCCATAAGTGGGGGGATCCTGGCAGGGCCTGTGTGGACCCGAGTAGGAGGCTCCAGGCAGGGCCTGTGTGGACCTGTGAGTGGGGGGCTCTGGGCAGGGCCTGTGTGGACCCTGTGGGCCCTGTGCCGGTGGCCAGGCTCAGAGTCCTAGATCCCTGTCCCTGGGATGCAGGTCAGGTGAGGAGAATGGGAGGTCAGAGGGCAGCATGGGGCCGTGTGGCCTGGTGGAAATGA